AACTAGTAACATAGCCTAGTTGAGTTGCTAAGGATAGAATTACATGTTTTTATTGTTTCATTTGAGCTATTGGTGCCAAAGTTTCATTTAAGTCTATTCCAGGCTGTTACGAGTAGCCTTTTGTGATTGGACATTTTTTGTGCTTTTGAAATATGTCATCTTCTTTATACTTAGTCTAATTGCACACTTATTTACCTTTGGGTAAATCTACTAGATCTCACAATAGTTCTTTTCAATTATTGCAATTTCTTCATCCATGATTTTTAcccaaatttttttcttttttgttgctATGCCAAAAAACTGTGTCTCATcagcaaaaaacataatatcACATGTTTCATAGATTTCTTTTGAGGAATGTACCCTTTTGGGGAAGTTCTCGAGTCAGagtaattttttcttgaaaagctTGGTTGTCACCTTGAAGTTTTCGATGATCTGGAAGGTTCAAATGGACTTGAATATGGCTTGCATTTAGGCAAAATTTTGATTATTGAAGGTTTTGGATGGACCATGCATATTGAATACCCTTGATCTCAAGGAATTATTTCATTTAACTTTGGATTTAGCAAACAACATCCTTTAGATTTGTTACATACCCAAAGAAAATATACTTCTTTCTTTTTTCATCAAGCTTTTACCAATACTATGAGGGAACATTTGCATAAGCTATGCAACCAAAATTCCTAAATATTTTCCTACAACTTGCATTTGTATCATGATTTGTACAGCTCATTTTGAACTGCTTAATTGTGTCAAAGATTGGTTCAACATATAGACGTATTAACTATTTTTTCTCAATAACTAAGTTATATATCATAAGATTTTTCATTGTGCTACACCATCTTATTGGGGATTATGTCGATTGTTAGCTATCTTCTTACCCCTTCTTTTTTGTAATAAtcattaaatgctataaaatgaAATTCTCCACAACTATATGTTCTTAAAATCTATATTTTTCTTCCACTTTGTTTCTTTGCAAATGTTTTGAACTAATGAAAAGTAGGAAAATGCTTTTCGTTTTTTGATTTAAAAATCAGCCCATATGAtcattatggtataattattctTCTGGTATCATTCTTAGAAGGCTTTTGACTTTCTCATAATTTACAAGAAAGTCACCCATGCAAAGGTATGTGTTATTCTATTTAACATGGAGTAGAAATTAGCATTTCATTGGTAGAATAAAAAAATGTGTTGTggattaatataattttttccaTCACTATTGCTTtaagatgatatatatatatatttttttggactTTAAGTGATACAATCTATATATTATGACTATTCTATTGTAGAAGTAAACATTCCAAGAACCAAACATAAGCCAAGAGTATTGttacaattttattttcattccACAAATTAAAAGttccattttctaataaattttATTGTCCATAGCTATTCTCAATCCCATGCCAATGACATGCAtgctaagattttcattttgaataCTGATCATTTTGTAATATCAGCAAATAACATATGAATATGCAAAGATGGGTGCGAATCTTGTGTTGATTGCACGAAGAGAGTATAGGCTTCGAGTAATTAGTGAGAATGCAAGGCTAATGGGCGCAAAGCATGTAATGTTCATTGCTGCAGATGTCATTAAAGAAGAGGATTGTAGGAGATTCATCCGTGAAGCAATAAACTTTCATGGGCATGGTAAACCCCTCTCTCTCCCACCTAACCTCTCCTCCCAACCCCTATCCTTCCCTTCACTTCCACAACGCCTGCACCCTAGCCCCTATGTTTACACACAATGTACAATGTTAGAAAGATGTTTTATACACATCGAACACAATGATATGGATTTCTAACTTGCAGCATCCAGTCTTGTATATATACACAAAAATGAATGATACACTATCATCTATTGTCATACTCCATCTATATTGACACATAACTCTTTCCATACCCTTTCTAGATATTCAAAGACTACTTGTCAATATCTTGGACATGAAGTTTGACAAAAAGCTATGACAATGAATTGTGGAAGtgaaataaatatattgtgaGGGTTGTGCATGGAGTGTACATAGTTATTAATATACTAAAGGAGTTTTTATAAATATAAAGTCAAATATAATATATGTTTTATTGCATTAAAATTATATTCCTAATATTTAtgacatttcatatatttttatttatgtgttttctcagaactctttttatctttttttattcCTTGATCTTTTTATAGTGGATCACCTAGTCAACACAACAAGTTTGGGACATGCATTTTACTTCGAGGAGGTTACCGACACTTCTATGTTCCCTCATTTGATGGTAAGAATTGGAAATAACATTGATATAATTGTAAGAAAAATGTAGTTGGGAGTCATCTACCTTGAATTTGTTCTTAACTTTGATGACTATTAATGCATGGTGAAATTCTTGAAACATTTTGGTTTGATTTTTATCATTCTCAGGACATCAATTTTTGGGGAAATGTTTATCCTACTTATGTTGCTCTTCCTTACCTACGTCAAAGTAATGGTCGGATCATAGTTAATGCATCAGTTGAGAGTTGGTTACCTTTACCAAGAATTAGCTTATACGCTGTAAGCATctattaaagaaaattaagatcTGGTTGAAGGTCTCATTAATGCTCTTTTCTTGTGTTCATGTACAATTcatactccccccccccccctaagcATGCACAATTCATGCTTAGTTCAAATCAAGAGCACTTCACATTTAAACCATTGAGTAATTTCTTAGTAGATGAGTTCACTTAACATGCAATGACATATAGTCATTTGAAATGccattgacaaaaaaaaaaaaacaaaaaacaaaaactaagTTGAATTTTATCATCAACTTGTTACTACCAATTGTTACACTTCAAAAACTTTGACACTCACTCAATTCACTTTTCAAAAAAGAGAGGAGGTGGAAGGGAGGTTTATGTGTAAAGATTCTAAGTAGATCGAtgattttaattatatataacaCTTATATGGTTGGTTATAAAacttccatttttctttttctttttttcctcctTATTTTATTCATTTCATGTGATGATACTTTCTTccctttatttttaattaaacaaaactgacaattcaatatttttattttgttgtgCATTAAACATATATTGATAGGCTGCAAAGGCAGCTCTGGTAAACTTCTATGAGACATTAAGGTTTGAATTGAAAGATGAGGTTGGGATAACAATCGCAACCCATGGTTGGATTGGTAGCGAAATGATGAAAGGAAAGTTCATGGTAGAGGAGGGTGCAGAGATGCACCAAAGAGAAGAAAGTGAAGTAagttcttttatttatttgtttttctcgCTTATCGGTtgaaaaatacaattttttttttttttttttgagttttaagTTCTTTGCTTCTAGGTTCATGTGACAAATGGGGCAGTGGCAGATTTTGCAAGGTTGACCGTATCAAGAGCATGTAAAGGTGATGCATATGTGAAGTACCCTAGCTGGTATGGAATATTCCTCCTTTACAAGGTTTTTGCACCCAATGTTCTTCATTGGACCTTTCGACTACTGGAGACTCATAGAACAAGAAAATTTTCACTTCTCGACACTAGCAAGAATGTTCAGGATATCAGTACTTCTTCACGGAAACTCCTTGCAGGACCTATACCCTTCTCCTTGGAGTCTCAGCAACAGCagctaccaaaaataaaataacaaagctatatatgtgtgtgtgtgtaaatactTAATTGGGGTTGGATGTGATATCACTTCTACTTTGTTTATTGACTATTTTATATATGTACTTCTGCGGTAATCTGTTGAatatagacaaaaaaaaaaaaaaaactttgaatcTTCTTTGAGATAAATTTTCCTTTATTGAAGAAAACTATCTTCAATCGTATCACATAAGTTTTCTTGTGATTATCAATAATTTGTTGTAAAAACTTAGTACCGATCCCCCTTAATGTTTTTTTTCCTATCTACTTTCTAGTCAACCCTTTAGGTAAAGAATATGATCTCTCAAACTTTAGAGTATTGCTCAATATGAAATGAATTATTCTGCAGTTTCATAATAGAAGATGTTTGTTCTTTCcataattgactttattatttgatataaaaaaaaaatgggctaCTTGTTCACCCGCAAAGAATATATGACATTAGATTCTTGTTGGCATTGGATTTTGTCCTTGGTGACGTGGACAATAATGGAATTGAGGAATAAGAATAAGATAGGAGTGGAGATGCTACTTTATATTTTGGGGAGGTAAGAAGAAAAATCCTAACAGCCTACGAAAAGAATAATGGGTTCAAGAGTTTGATTATGCACAAGGGATGTGTTAGAAACCCCAAGACATCCATTTTATGAACCTTGTCATTGTTGGTTGGATGTTTATCCTAAAAGTCAAGACTTGGAGGGAAATTTATGGAAATAAGATTTGAGAAACATTTTCCTTGTGCACCCTAACCAAAACACTAATAATGATGTGAT
The sequence above is a segment of the Malania oleifera isolate guangnan ecotype guangnan chromosome 8, ASM2987363v1, whole genome shotgun sequence genome. Coding sequences within it:
- the LOC131162320 gene encoding 11-beta-hydroxysteroid dehydrogenase B isoform X1 — encoded protein: MDLLNSFLDLVVPPAYLVMLALAWPAMTFINACEKLIYSSSRICENMEDKVVVVTGASSAIGEQITYEYAKMGANLVLIARREYRLRVISENARLMGAKHVMFIAADVIKEEDCRRFIREAINFHGHVDHLVNTTSLGHAFYFEEVTDTSMFPHLMDINFWGNVYPTYVALPYLRQSNGRIIVNASVESWLPLPRISLYAAAKAALVNFYETLRFELKDEVGITIATHGWIGSEMMKGKFMVEEGAEMHQREESEVHVTNGAVADFARLTVSRACKGDAYVKYPSWYGIFLLYKVFAPNVLHWTFRLLETHRTRKFSLLDTSKNVQDISTSSRKLLAGPIPFSLESQQQQLPKIK
- the LOC131162320 gene encoding 11-beta-hydroxysteroid dehydrogenase B isoform X2; its protein translation is MDLLNSFLDLVVPPAYLVMLALAWPAMTFINACEKLIYSSSRICENMEDKVVVVTGASSAIGEQITYEYAKMGANLVLIARREYRLRVISENARLMGAKHVMFIAADVIKEEDCRRFIREAINFHGHVDHLVNTTSLGHAFYFEEVTDTSMFPHLMAAKAALVNFYETLRFELKDEVGITIATHGWIGSEMMKGKFMVEEGAEMHQREESEVHVTNGAVADFARLTVSRACKGDAYVKYPSWYGIFLLYKVFAPNVLHWTFRLLETHRTRKFSLLDTSKNVQDISTSSRKLLAGPIPFSLESQQQQLPKIK